From the genome of Alphaproteobacteria bacterium, one region includes:
- a CDS encoding AEC family transporter produces MLAIVYALAPLFVILLSGMGLRKTEFVAEGFWRNLEKLTFWALLPALFLKTMADADFSGMNLFAPVAAATTLLMLSMVILVIIRRFTPQIDGPAYSSVIQGATRFNNYVGLPVTLSLFGESGIVVYAIIISALIPLTNITSVWALSHYASHEKLRWAKLARQILTNPLIISTLLGIALSVTGIGLPPIIREVVVAFANASLLMGLLAIGASIDPSTVKTDGFRVMYSCFLKLVAYPALAIACGMVFGLDGLGMSVLILFAALPTATSSYILAAQMGGNAKLMANIVATETLLAFLTMPAWLWVAMRGF; encoded by the coding sequence ATGCTTGCTATTGTTTATGCCCTCGCCCCGTTATTTGTCATTTTGTTGAGCGGAATGGGACTGCGCAAAACCGAATTTGTAGCTGAGGGGTTTTGGCGTAACCTCGAAAAACTTACTTTTTGGGCATTATTGCCCGCGCTTTTTTTAAAAACCATGGCCGATGCTGATTTTAGCGGCATGAATTTATTTGCTCCGGTGGCCGCTGCTACTACGTTACTTATGCTTAGTATGGTGATATTAGTGATAATTCGCCGCTTCACCCCGCAAATAGACGGCCCCGCTTATAGTTCGGTGATTCAGGGTGCTACACGCTTCAATAACTATGTGGGGTTGCCGGTTACATTGTCATTGTTTGGCGAGTCAGGCATTGTGGTTTATGCCATCATTATTTCTGCACTGATTCCCTTAACAAATATTACGTCGGTGTGGGCGCTTAGCCATTATGCAAGCCACGAAAAACTGCGATGGGCGAAGCTTGCGCGCCAAATCCTCACCAATCCGCTTATCATTTCCACATTGCTGGGTATCGCGCTTAGCGTCACAGGCATTGGCCTGCCACCGATAATACGCGAGGTAGTAGTAGCTTTTGCCAATGCATCATTGCTAATGGGGCTGCTCGCTATTGGTGCCAGCATAGACCCCAGCACCGTTAAAACCGATGGCTTTCGTGTGATGTATAGCTGTTTTTTAAAGCTTGTTGCTTATCCAGCCTTGGCGATTGCTTGTGGCATGGTGTTTGGCTTAGATGGACTTGGAATGAGCGTGTTGATCTTATTCGCAGCCCTGCCCACCGCCACCAGCAGCTATATTCTGGCCGCACAAATGGGCGGCAACGCAAAGCTGATGGCGAATATTGTTGCAACAGAAACGCTACTGGCGTTTTTGACAATGCCCGCTTGGTTATGGGTGGCGATGAGAGGATTTTGA
- the tgt gene encoding tRNA guanosine(34) transglycosylase Tgt: MMFQTPKPFHFEKIKNDGKARLGKLHTAHGVIHTPVFMPVGTAATVKAMRPEEVAATGAEILLGNTYHLMLRPTAERIAELGGLHQFMNWHKPILTDSGGFQVMSLAGLRKITEEGVTFSSHLDGSKHFVSPERSIEIQHLLGSTITMVFDECPPYPCEEPQLKKSMEMSMRWAGRSKAAFTQRTGYGLFGINQGGVFPKHREFSANALKEIGFDGYAIGGLAVGEGQEKMFEVLDYTPDMLPDDKPRYLMGVGKPLDIIGAVMRGVDMFDCVLPTRVARNARAYTSQGEINMRNAKHASDPTPLDPACECNACTQFSRAYIHHLIRCDEILGAMLMTQHNLHYYQTLMRRIRTAIEEGTLQELWDEEWEAEVARKSPRG, translated from the coding sequence ATGATGTTCCAAACTCCCAAGCCTTTTCACTTTGAAAAAATCAAAAACGATGGCAAAGCCCGTCTGGGAAAGCTGCACACAGCGCATGGCGTCATCCACACGCCGGTGTTTATGCCTGTGGGCACAGCTGCGACAGTTAAAGCCATGCGCCCAGAAGAAGTGGCTGCCACAGGGGCAGAAATTTTGTTGGGTAACACCTATCATCTCATGCTACGTCCCACTGCCGAGCGCATTGCCGAACTAGGCGGATTGCATCAATTCATGAACTGGCATAAGCCGATCCTCACCGATAGTGGTGGCTTTCAGGTGATGAGCCTTGCAGGTTTGCGCAAAATCACGGAAGAAGGCGTGACATTCAGTAGCCATCTCGATGGCAGTAAGCATTTTGTGTCGCCAGAGCGCAGCATTGAAATTCAGCATTTGTTAGGTAGCACTATTACGATGGTGTTCGATGAGTGTCCACCCTATCCTTGCGAGGAGCCGCAGCTTAAGAAGTCTATGGAAATGTCAATGCGCTGGGCAGGCCGCAGTAAAGCCGCCTTCACGCAGCGCACCGGCTATGGATTATTTGGCATAAATCAGGGTGGGGTGTTTCCTAAGCACAGAGAATTTTCTGCCAATGCCCTTAAAGAAATTGGATTTGATGGTTATGCCATTGGCGGCCTTGCTGTGGGCGAGGGGCAGGAGAAAATGTTTGAGGTTTTGGATTATACCCCCGACATGCTACCCGATGACAAACCCCGCTATTTAATGGGCGTGGGCAAGCCGCTGGATATCATTGGCGCGGTTATGCGTGGAGTAGATATGTTTGATTGCGTGTTGCCCACGCGAGTGGCGCGCAATGCTCGCGCATATACCAGCCAGGGCGAGATAAACATGCGCAACGCCAAACATGCCAGCGACCCCACGCCGCTGGATCCTGCTTGTGAGTGTAATGCCTGCACACAGTTTAGCCGCGCCTATATTCACCACCTCATACGCTGCGACGAGATTTTAGGCGCCATGCTCATGACGCAACATAATCTACACTACTACCAAACCCTAATGCGCAGAATCCGTACCGCGATTGAGGAAGGCACCCTGCAAGAATTGTGGGATGAGGAGTGGGAGGCAGAGGTTGCACGAAAATCGCCAAGGGGTTAA
- the queA gene encoding tRNA preQ1(34) S-adenosylmethionine ribosyltransferase-isomerase QueA — MKVDLFDFELPPERIATRPVTPRDAARLLVVDGANISDSSITSLPQFLRKGDVMVFNNTRVIPARLMGKRGEAKVEVTLHKRLNKVDVAQTQAHRQDGEKECWQAFAKPGKKLRLGDVFTIAEDFYATGADKLETGEVVLEFDCGGAELLKKLHRYGAMPLPPYMRRDADSTDEERYQTVFAKEAGAVAAPTAGLHYTPELLADIDAMGVKRVEVTLHVGAGTFLPVKVDDTTAHQMHSEEIVISAEQAAAINTAKAGGGRIIAVGTTAMRVLESVTDDKGMVQPFVGETSIFITPGYRFRAVDVLMTNFHLPRSTLFMLVSAFAGLKEMRAAYQHAIENHYRFYSYGDGCLLFRKDL; from the coding sequence ATGAAGGTCGATCTATTCGACTTTGAATTGCCGCCAGAACGCATAGCAACGCGCCCCGTCACCCCCCGTGATGCGGCGCGTTTGCTTGTGGTAGATGGCGCAAACATATCCGACTCCAGCATTACATCTTTGCCACAATTTTTGCGCAAGGGCGATGTGATGGTGTTTAACAACACTCGCGTGATTCCAGCGCGGCTGATGGGCAAGCGCGGCGAAGCAAAAGTTGAGGTAACACTGCATAAGCGGCTAAATAAAGTGGATGTCGCACAAACACAAGCCCATAGGCAAGATGGGGAAAAAGAGTGCTGGCAGGCATTTGCAAAGCCCGGAAAAAAATTGCGTCTAGGAGATGTTTTTACGATTGCCGAAGATTTTTACGCCACAGGTGCCGATAAACTCGAAACCGGAGAAGTGGTGCTGGAGTTTGATTGCGGCGGTGCGGAGCTGCTAAAAAAACTCCACCGTTATGGCGCTATGCCTCTGCCGCCTTATATGCGCCGCGATGCAGATAGCACCGATGAAGAACGCTATCAAACCGTGTTTGCCAAAGAAGCCGGTGCCGTAGCAGCCCCCACCGCCGGACTGCATTATACTCCTGAGTTGCTTGCCGACATTGATGCGATGGGTGTCAAACGGGTAGAGGTAACGTTGCATGTTGGCGCAGGTACGTTTTTGCCCGTAAAGGTGGACGATACTACAGCCCATCAGATGCATAGCGAAGAGATTGTGATTAGTGCAGAACAGGCCGCAGCAATTAACACTGCTAAAGCAGGTGGTGGGCGCATTATTGCCGTAGGTACAACCGCTATGCGTGTCTTGGAAAGTGTGACGGATGACAAGGGAATGGTGCAGCCTTTCGTAGGTGAGACCAGCATATTCATTACCCCGGGCTATCGCTTTCGGGCGGTGGATGTGCTAATGACCAATTTTCACCTGCCGCGCTCTACGCTGTTTATGCTTGTCTCGGCCTTTGCCGGATTAAAGGAGATGCGCGCTGCCTATCAACACGCTATTGAAAACCACTATCGCTTTTATTCCTATGGCGATGGTTGCCTGCTGTTTCGTAAGGATTTATGA
- a CDS encoding peptidylprolyl isomerase, whose protein sequence is MLKLLSTIIIGLMMTVSANAADPENTLYLDLKDGRVVIEMYPEKAPQHVARIKELTREGFYDGVVFHRVIEGFMAQTGDPTGTGTGGSDKPDLKSEFNDVVHVRGVTSMARTADPHSANSQWFIMLADSSHLDGQYTAWGKVVEGMDLVDGIKKGSPYNNGAVSSPDKIIKMQIAADAE, encoded by the coding sequence ATGCTAAAATTACTTTCCACAATTATAATAGGACTAATGATGACTGTTTCTGCCAACGCCGCCGATCCTGAAAATACGCTGTATCTCGACTTAAAAGATGGCCGCGTTGTTATTGAAATGTATCCTGAAAAAGCTCCGCAGCATGTGGCGCGTATCAAAGAATTAACCCGTGAAGGTTTTTATGATGGTGTGGTGTTTCACCGTGTAATTGAAGGATTTATGGCACAAACCGGCGATCCAACCGGAACAGGCACTGGTGGTTCGGATAAGCCCGACCTGAAATCTGAATTTAACGATGTTGTACATGTGCGCGGCGTAACTTCCATGGCTCGCACCGCAGATCCACACAGCGCTAACAGCCAGTGGTTTATTATGCTTGCAGACTCTTCACACCTCGATGGCCAATACACTGCTTGGGGTAAAGTGGTTGAAGGTATGGATTTGGTAGATGGCATCAAAAAAGGCAGCCCATACAATAACGGCGCGGTAAGCAGCCCGGATAAAATTATTAAAATGCAGATTGCTGCAGACGCAGAATAA